From Pseudobdellovibrio exovorus JSS, a single genomic window includes:
- a CDS encoding HD domain-containing protein, which yields MEIRDPIHGSIHLNDGEVAIIESVEFQRLREIKQLGFSEFSFPGATHNRFLHSIGVSYVAGQIFDSIFRAYPFSKLTTKNRLRQTVKLAALLHDIGHGPLSHTTEQVMPQVDKLNVRIYNEQNVNQNRQANHEDYTIKFVTDSEIAKIITEHFPEITAQHVACLIDKSLACDESYFTDGTINFRPLLSQIVSSELDADRMDYLERDSYFCGINYGKIDKDWLQQNLTLHIQNNKAYLALNRRALYAFDDFLISRHHMHLMVYFHHKSIVYEEMLNRYLTSKDCKFFIPADYKDYISYTDYKLYEHLDTVDNEWAQRIAQRRPYRVALELHNQDHDRIEAIQSIFQKHEIESIYASSKVRLSKYHSGNPEDRMNIYVLDQYDRWDKPSPVDQATQIFQKYEGARVIDRFYVAPENYDRAKKIFKEEKY from the coding sequence ATGGAAATCAGGGATCCCATACATGGTTCTATTCATCTTAATGATGGCGAAGTAGCCATTATCGAATCCGTTGAGTTCCAACGCCTGCGCGAGATCAAACAGTTGGGCTTTTCTGAGTTCAGCTTTCCGGGGGCGACCCATAACCGCTTTCTACATTCCATTGGAGTCAGCTACGTCGCCGGTCAGATTTTCGATAGCATCTTTCGCGCGTATCCTTTTTCAAAGCTCACCACAAAAAATCGTTTACGCCAGACCGTTAAACTTGCGGCTCTATTGCATGACATTGGCCACGGACCTCTGAGCCACACCACAGAACAGGTCATGCCTCAGGTCGATAAGCTCAATGTACGCATTTATAATGAACAAAATGTGAACCAAAATCGTCAGGCTAACCACGAAGACTATACGATTAAGTTTGTAACGGACTCTGAGATCGCCAAAATCATCACGGAGCATTTTCCTGAGATCACGGCACAGCATGTGGCCTGCTTGATCGATAAAAGTCTAGCCTGCGACGAAAGCTATTTTACAGATGGCACGATTAACTTCCGCCCTCTTCTAAGTCAGATCGTCAGTTCAGAATTAGACGCTGACCGCATGGATTACTTAGAACGCGATTCTTATTTTTGTGGGATCAACTACGGTAAGATCGACAAAGACTGGTTACAGCAAAACCTGACCTTGCATATTCAAAACAACAAAGCTTACTTGGCCTTGAATCGTCGTGCCCTGTATGCCTTCGATGACTTTTTGATTTCACGACATCACATGCACTTGATGGTTTACTTCCATCATAAAAGCATCGTGTATGAAGAGATGCTGAATCGCTATTTAACATCTAAAGACTGCAAGTTCTTTATCCCTGCAGACTATAAAGACTATATCAGTTACACTGACTATAAACTTTACGAGCATTTAGACACCGTGGATAACGAGTGGGCGCAAAGAATCGCGCAACGTCGCCCTTATCGCGTGGCTTTAGAGTTACACAATCAAGATCACGACCGCATTGAAGCCATTCAATCTATTTTCCAGAAGCATGAGATTGAAAGCATTTATGCCAGCTCGAAAGTGCGTCTTTCCAAATATCACTCAGGTAATCCTGAGGACCGCATGAATATCTATGTGCTCGATCAATATGATCGTTGGGACAAGCCATCTCCGGTGGATCAAGCGACTCAAATTTTCCAGAAATACGAAGGAGCCCGCGTCATTGATCGTTTCTACGTGGCCCCTGAAAATTATGATCGTGCTAAGAAAATCTTCAAAGAAGAAAAGTACTAG
- a CDS encoding PadR family transcriptional regulator — protein sequence MNTQFNKGVIEMCVLALVSQRDHYGYELVETISKKIEISEGTIYPILRRLTSEKFFETYLKESSEGPPRKYYKMTTLGRQQTETMLSAWKKFSKDVNSIIDPKQDMTGGS from the coding sequence ATGAATACGCAATTTAACAAGGGTGTGATCGAAATGTGTGTGTTGGCCTTAGTCAGTCAAAGGGACCACTATGGCTACGAACTGGTCGAGACCATCTCTAAGAAAATCGAGATCTCGGAAGGCACGATCTATCCGATCTTACGCCGCCTGACCTCAGAAAAGTTCTTTGAAACCTATCTGAAAGAGTCCAGCGAAGGTCCTCCGCGAAAGTACTATAAAATGACGACCTTAGGTCGCCAGCAAACTGAAACCATGTTGTCTGCATGGAAGAAGTTTTCGAAAGATGTGAACTCTATTATAGATCCTAAACAGGATATGACAGGTGGTAGTTAA
- a CDS encoding DsbA family protein, with translation MKMKAILGLTLLSLTLSACKSSDEQIQKWVENNPDKILQVLMDYQRKQQEANMPKPEDVTNNAAALFEHAESPTRGSGAIKIAYFFDFNCGHCARQSETIKAVLAKNSNVQIIYKNLAVLGPSSELAARAALAAHQQGKYNEYYTELYKIREKNETTLKDLARKLKLDVAKWEKDINGEAVEKEIQHVKELAGKMKISGTPALAIAPDKIFAGRVDHLQQIVDSIK, from the coding sequence ATGAAAATGAAAGCGATTTTAGGCCTCACTCTTCTTTCTTTAACTTTAAGCGCCTGTAAGTCTTCAGATGAACAAATTCAAAAATGGGTTGAAAACAATCCTGATAAAATTTTGCAAGTATTGATGGATTATCAACGTAAGCAACAAGAAGCTAACATGCCAAAACCAGAAGACGTGACAAACAATGCTGCCGCATTATTTGAACATGCAGAAAGCCCAACTCGTGGGTCTGGCGCTATCAAAATCGCTTACTTCTTTGATTTCAATTGTGGCCACTGCGCTCGTCAAAGTGAAACTATCAAAGCTGTTTTAGCGAAGAATTCAAATGTTCAAATCATTTATAAAAACTTAGCAGTTCTTGGACCTAGCTCTGAATTGGCTGCACGTGCCGCTTTAGCAGCTCACCAACAAGGTAAATATAACGAATACTACACTGAGCTTTACAAAATCCGTGAAAAGAACGAAACAACTCTTAAAGATCTAGCTCGTAAATTAAAACTAGATGTTGCTAAATGGGAAAAAGACATTAATGGCGAAGCAGTTGAAAAAGAAATCCAACACGTAAAAGAGCTAGCTGGAAAAATGAAAATCAGCGGAACTCCAGCGTTAGCGATTGCTCCAGATAAAATCTTTGCTGGCCGTGTAGACCACTTGCAACAGATCGTGGATTCTATCAAGTAA
- a CDS encoding Stp1/IreP family PP2C-type Ser/Thr phosphatase, translating to MQAWGSSDKGLKREGNQDSYLIDDRLGVFIVADGVGGHFGGEVASALAVETVREVVNHPKAAEFRPREVLAQAYEEASHRIFDRATQEPKLNGMGTTMVMSYVRDNKIYIANVGDSRCYLYRKPFLWQLTEDHSLINEQVRLGMMTEEQAKKMIGKNVITRSVGFERDVFPDVIEREISSGDIFLFCSDGLSGMVPDNELCSIFNLNPVDKVVPIMIKKALDHGGDDNVTVLVLNFHDV from the coding sequence ATGCAAGCTTGGGGATCATCAGATAAGGGATTGAAGCGCGAAGGAAATCAGGATTCGTACCTGATTGATGATCGCTTAGGAGTTTTCATTGTTGCCGATGGCGTCGGTGGACATTTCGGTGGAGAAGTGGCTTCAGCGTTAGCTGTTGAAACTGTTCGCGAAGTTGTTAATCATCCTAAAGCGGCAGAGTTTCGTCCGCGTGAAGTTTTAGCACAGGCCTACGAAGAAGCCAGTCATCGCATTTTTGATCGGGCGACACAAGAACCTAAATTAAACGGCATGGGAACCACGATGGTGATGTCCTATGTGCGTGATAACAAAATCTATATTGCCAATGTGGGTGACAGTCGTTGCTATTTGTATCGCAAACCCTTCCTGTGGCAGTTGACAGAAGATCATTCTTTAATCAACGAACAAGTTCGTCTCGGAATGATGACTGAAGAGCAAGCGAAGAAAATGATCGGAAAAAATGTCATTACTCGCAGTGTGGGTTTTGAACGAGATGTTTTTCCAGATGTTATTGAGCGTGAAATTTCCAGTGGCGACATTTTTCTGTTTTGCTCGGATGGGCTCAGTGGAATGGTGCCGGACAATGAACTTTGCAGTATTTTTAATCTCAACCCTGTTGATAAAGTTGTTCCTATTATGATCAAAAAAGCGTTGGATCACGGTGGTGATGATAACGTGACAGTGTTGGTGTTGAACTTTCATGATGTGTAG
- a CDS encoding DUF1700 domain-containing protein produces the protein MNRQEYIKQLRTALNGLPQFEIDDIIRDQEEMITDAISSGRSEESVIQAMGSATELARTLKAELRIDQAVEERQLSKKLKGVFGALGALLVLAPFNLIFILGPFLLVLGVVFSGWILATAIGLGAIGLLGLFFTEALSLGAGLWVNLSLFFGIFSVIGISLLGILWMYFITQWLIKMILSYFKWNLNFIKSRV, from the coding sequence ATGAATCGACAGGAATATATCAAGCAGTTGCGAACGGCACTCAATGGACTTCCCCAGTTCGAGATCGACGATATTATCCGTGATCAAGAAGAGATGATAACTGATGCTATCAGTTCGGGGCGTAGTGAGGAATCTGTGATTCAGGCCATGGGGTCGGCAACGGAGCTGGCGCGTACACTGAAAGCTGAACTTCGAATTGATCAAGCTGTGGAAGAGCGTCAGCTTTCGAAAAAACTCAAAGGAGTCTTCGGAGCTTTGGGGGCGCTACTCGTACTGGCTCCATTTAATTTGATATTTATTCTGGGACCATTCCTTCTTGTTTTAGGGGTGGTTTTTTCTGGGTGGATTTTAGCTACGGCCATAGGACTTGGAGCCATAGGGCTATTGGGATTATTTTTTACGGAGGCTCTCAGTTTAGGGGCGGGGCTCTGGGTGAATTTGTCACTTTTCTTTGGAATTTTCAGTGTTATTGGGATTTCACTGCTGGGAATTCTATGGATGTATTTTATTACGCAATGGCTGATCAAGATGATTTTGTCTTATTTTAAATGGAATTTGAACTTCATTAAATCACGAGTTTAG
- a CDS encoding M23 family metallopeptidase has product MSDPKKNVSIYFVTNDEKQTRKITMPLSYLKLAAFMVAFVLISLFAGFIDYFGLLAQSIENKKLKIENQNLQKQFQVVEGKLASLQSGLDRVGVITNKLKLITDTHMKDRSERLSFPAQINTASDSTASTQGADRMSMEEFYEQDPSVAVENPVNTLRGELATEKSSANYATLVIKIDEAVKDSLLKDQSVIELWESLSARQSLLAATPSIRPTRGPIGSRFGYRVDPINGSMKMHAGLDIVVSPGTPVRAPADGVVSFAGWDDFYGKLVSIDHGYGVLTRFAHNSQIYVQVGQKVSRYDVISATGSTGRSTGPHLHYEVRVNGIPVNPLNYILDE; this is encoded by the coding sequence ATGAGCGATCCTAAAAAAAACGTCAGTATCTACTTTGTAACTAACGACGAAAAACAAACACGTAAAATCACCATGCCCTTAAGCTATCTGAAATTAGCGGCTTTTATGGTGGCCTTTGTGTTGATTTCACTTTTTGCGGGTTTCATTGATTACTTTGGTCTTTTGGCGCAATCCATTGAAAATAAAAAATTGAAAATTGAAAATCAGAACTTACAAAAACAATTCCAAGTGGTGGAAGGTAAGTTAGCTTCGTTGCAATCGGGATTAGATCGCGTGGGTGTTATCACCAACAAGTTGAAACTAATCACTGATACTCATATGAAAGATCGCTCTGAGCGCTTAAGCTTTCCAGCTCAGATCAACACGGCTTCTGATAGCACGGCGAGCACTCAAGGTGCGGATCGTATGTCGATGGAAGAGTTTTACGAACAAGATCCATCGGTTGCAGTAGAAAATCCTGTGAATACTCTGCGCGGTGAATTGGCCACAGAAAAATCCAGTGCGAACTATGCGACATTAGTTATTAAGATCGACGAAGCTGTAAAAGACTCATTATTAAAAGATCAATCGGTCATTGAGCTATGGGAGTCTTTATCTGCTCGTCAAAGTTTGTTGGCAGCGACTCCGAGTATTCGTCCGACCCGTGGACCGATTGGTTCACGTTTTGGTTATCGCGTGGATCCTATTAACGGCAGCATGAAAATGCATGCGGGATTGGATATCGTGGTATCGCCGGGAACTCCGGTGCGCGCTCCAGCAGATGGCGTTGTGAGTTTCGCAGGTTGGGATGACTTCTATGGTAAGTTAGTTTCGATTGATCATGGCTATGGCGTTTTAACTCGTTTTGCTCATAACTCTCAGATCTATGTGCAAGTGGGACAAAAAGTTTCACGCTATGATGTGATCTCAGCCACAGGCAGCACGGGGCGTTCAACGGGGCCTCACTTGCACTATGAGGTGCGTGTTAACGGCATTCCTGTGAATCCTCTGAATTACATTCTAGACGAATAG
- a CDS encoding acetyl-CoA C-acetyltransferase, translating to MENIVYLSGKRTAFGAFGGSLKDVSATDLTVTAGAATIAAAGVNPADIGQVIIGNVVQSGADAAYLARHTGLKLNIPVNVGAYIVNRLCGSGFQSWINAAEAIRSGDARCILAGGVEQMSQIPYVARKVRFDGMRMGNFELEDAMTSALTDAYAGIPMAITAENLGEQYGITRQQCDEYSFQTQQRYKAAFDKNYFADEITPVKISTKKGEVIVDKDEHPKPAVTLEKLQAMKSMFKKDGLVTPATASGIVDGAACSLLASESFAKEKGLKPLARIVSWAFVGCDPKIMGIGPAPAARRALEKAGLKLEQMDLVEVNEAFAPQFLSVQKELGLDPARTNVNGGAIAVGHPLGASGTRIMNHLVYELHRRQGRYALGSACIGGGQGIAVIIERI from the coding sequence ATGGAAAATATCGTATATCTATCTGGAAAAAGAACGGCCTTTGGCGCTTTTGGTGGATCACTGAAAGATGTCTCGGCTACTGATTTAACTGTAACTGCTGGTGCTGCTACAATCGCTGCTGCCGGAGTGAATCCTGCTGACATCGGGCAAGTCATTATTGGTAATGTTGTACAAAGTGGTGCGGATGCAGCGTACTTAGCTCGTCATACAGGTTTGAAATTGAATATACCTGTGAATGTGGGTGCTTACATCGTCAATCGTCTGTGTGGTTCAGGATTTCAATCGTGGATTAATGCAGCGGAAGCGATTCGCTCAGGTGATGCTCGCTGTATTTTGGCTGGCGGTGTTGAGCAGATGTCACAGATTCCTTATGTTGCACGCAAGGTGCGTTTCGATGGCATGCGCATGGGTAATTTTGAATTAGAAGATGCCATGACTTCGGCATTAACAGACGCTTACGCTGGTATTCCAATGGCGATCACCGCAGAAAATTTAGGTGAACAATATGGAATCACTCGTCAACAGTGTGATGAGTACTCGTTTCAAACACAGCAGCGCTACAAAGCTGCTTTTGATAAAAATTATTTTGCAGACGAAATCACACCTGTGAAAATCAGCACGAAAAAAGGCGAGGTGATTGTTGATAAGGATGAACATCCAAAACCAGCCGTCACGTTAGAAAAACTGCAAGCGATGAAATCCATGTTTAAAAAAGATGGTTTAGTGACTCCAGCAACAGCTTCTGGAATTGTGGACGGCGCAGCTTGTTCTTTATTGGCAAGCGAAAGCTTTGCAAAAGAAAAAGGATTAAAGCCATTGGCGCGTATCGTGTCTTGGGCGTTTGTGGGTTGTGATCCTAAAATTATGGGAATCGGACCTGCACCGGCGGCTCGTCGCGCTTTAGAAAAAGCGGGATTAAAGCTGGAACAGATGGATTTAGTAGAAGTGAATGAAGCTTTTGCTCCGCAATTCTTATCTGTACAGAAAGAGCTAGGATTAGATCCTGCTCGCACTAATGTGAATGGTGGTGCGATTGCTGTAGGTCATCCATTAGGAGCTTCAGGTACGCGTATTATGAATCACTTGGTCTATGAATTACATCGTCGTCAAGGTCGCTATGCTTTGGGTAGTGCCTGCATCGGTGGTGGTCAAGGGATCGCTGTTATTATCGAAAGAATTTAA
- a CDS encoding energy transducer TonB family protein has protein sequence MRSKQQHFPFFILASFAVHAGILVALVFTSFSSQPQVQKSDVIEISFDEVTTLPVATEKKKIKLPEPKQVVESDVANANNQLSEKSRFLSDRSNTVVKETRAATGTQFKNIQAPNRAATAPTQAKAETQKDATKRTAEQKLFGDSFNAYKAVSQQQDVQQQKAAQRALASVGSTTNDNLEGLSDDLITRLNTREYKYAGYYHRIKEQLNSWWVPGVQEKFTKMMQQGRTIASEENKVTKLIIVLNPQGNLVNVQVLAESGVRDLDDAAVDAFRSAAPFPNPPKGMIDSDGTVKIRWDCVVES, from the coding sequence ATGCGCTCTAAACAACAGCACTTTCCCTTTTTCATTTTAGCTTCATTCGCAGTGCATGCTGGTATTTTAGTGGCTCTTGTATTCACTTCGTTTTCATCTCAGCCACAAGTTCAAAAAAGCGACGTTATTGAAATCAGTTTTGATGAAGTGACAACTCTTCCTGTCGCTACAGAAAAGAAAAAAATCAAACTGCCCGAGCCTAAACAAGTGGTGGAATCTGATGTCGCGAATGCCAACAACCAACTTTCAGAAAAATCACGTTTTTTAAGTGATCGCAGCAATACAGTAGTCAAAGAAACTCGCGCGGCCACTGGCACTCAGTTTAAAAACATTCAGGCACCAAATCGTGCCGCAACAGCTCCGACTCAGGCAAAAGCAGAAACACAAAAGGATGCAACAAAACGCACCGCTGAACAAAAGCTTTTTGGGGACAGTTTCAATGCCTATAAAGCTGTGTCGCAGCAACAGGACGTTCAACAGCAAAAAGCGGCTCAGCGCGCTTTGGCTTCGGTCGGTTCTACAACTAACGATAATTTAGAAGGTTTGTCTGATGACTTGATCACGCGATTGAATACGCGTGAATACAAATATGCAGGCTACTATCACCGCATCAAAGAACAGTTAAATAGCTGGTGGGTTCCTGGAGTGCAGGAAAAATTTACCAAAATGATGCAGCAGGGCCGTACGATTGCCTCCGAAGAAAATAAGGTCACAAAACTTATTATTGTTCTAAATCCGCAAGGAAACCTTGTAAACGTGCAGGTTTTAGCCGAATCCGGCGTCCGTGACCTCGATGACGCTGCCGTAGATGCCTTTCGCTCAGCCGCGCCGTTCCCAAATCCGCCCAAAGGAATGATCGATAGCGACGGAACCGTGAAAATAAGATGGGATTGCGTCGTCGAGAGCTAA
- a CDS encoding DUF6531 domain-containing protein has translation MNWLSKILNLKLVITLFLGPLSALAVVDMGSAGYSHTWVDYTLPSSGAEIKVARVYKSRSIYNGLFGFGWCSAFETSLKVLPEDVIKISECGSGQSVLYSVKPVSRASVDASIDKIIEQMKKDPSLKVVSTSYWNQQKTSLLEDEDKRIQLAQKYKLIPELADKVAYKANAVQVESVIWEKAKKQFVRTGADGRIQRFDSLGRLIQQQEPTGVFTKYSYNNDLLVRVDDGGSRFLNISYNEQKKIKEISGVNKLRITYSYSNRGQNLSAVQIASPEASSKAKSVETYSYEYDAYNNLTRAVWPDKTQVSLAYDTQKDWVTQFTGRDQCRETYTYKDSGTTKLHHVAVVNRMCGKKTDSTNAKYEFWYDRRSTGQEVMVRARIESGADFEDVTYDATTGNKTQLKTKEDTIYFEYYDNAQLKSRRSSRLLAEYTYDTKNGAVKTVKLTEYNGKGEVTKAVQSTAQYNTRGQVSSVENSEGKKINLSYDERARVVQVVDQDKVRYNVEYSDRHNLPSKVTATGLGSVTVAYGPNGQITSIQSPQGNSMALKVSSAYEKAMNLLNPVTRVLYR, from the coding sequence GTGAATTGGTTGAGTAAAATCCTGAATTTGAAGCTGGTTATTACCCTTTTTCTGGGACCGTTGTCGGCCTTAGCGGTTGTGGATATGGGAAGCGCGGGCTATTCGCATACATGGGTGGATTACACACTTCCAAGCTCTGGTGCTGAAATTAAAGTGGCGCGTGTCTATAAAAGTCGAAGTATCTATAATGGCCTGTTTGGTTTCGGTTGGTGTTCTGCATTTGAAACAAGTTTGAAAGTGTTGCCAGAAGATGTGATTAAGATATCCGAGTGTGGTAGTGGGCAATCCGTTCTTTATTCCGTAAAGCCAGTTAGCCGTGCCAGTGTGGATGCCAGCATTGATAAAATTATTGAACAGATGAAAAAAGATCCGTCGTTAAAGGTTGTTTCGACAAGTTATTGGAATCAACAAAAGACCTCTTTGTTGGAAGACGAAGATAAACGGATTCAGTTAGCACAAAAATACAAATTGATTCCTGAGCTAGCTGACAAGGTGGCTTATAAAGCGAATGCGGTTCAGGTGGAATCAGTAATTTGGGAAAAAGCAAAAAAACAATTTGTCCGTACAGGTGCCGATGGACGAATCCAACGCTTTGATTCTTTAGGTCGTTTGATTCAGCAGCAGGAACCGACAGGCGTTTTCACAAAGTACAGTTATAATAATGATCTTTTAGTGCGCGTGGATGATGGTGGGTCTCGATTTCTTAATATCAGCTACAACGAACAAAAAAAGATTAAGGAAATCAGCGGCGTAAATAAATTGCGGATAACCTATTCTTACAGCAATCGCGGGCAGAACCTTTCTGCTGTTCAGATCGCGAGCCCAGAGGCTAGTTCAAAAGCTAAAAGTGTCGAAACTTACTCCTACGAATATGATGCCTATAACAATTTGACTCGCGCTGTTTGGCCGGACAAGACTCAGGTGAGTTTAGCTTATGACACGCAAAAAGATTGGGTAACACAATTCACAGGGCGGGATCAATGCCGCGAAACGTACACTTATAAAGATTCGGGGACTACTAAATTGCATCATGTGGCTGTGGTCAATCGTATGTGTGGAAAAAAGACAGACAGCACAAATGCTAAATATGAGTTTTGGTATGATCGCCGCTCAACAGGCCAAGAGGTCATGGTGCGTGCACGCATTGAGTCCGGTGCTGACTTCGAGGATGTCACCTACGATGCGACAACAGGAAATAAAACTCAGTTAAAAACCAAAGAAGATACGATTTATTTTGAATATTATGACAATGCCCAGTTGAAGTCCCGCCGCTCGTCACGCTTATTGGCTGAATACACCTATGATACAAAAAATGGAGCTGTCAAAACAGTGAAGTTAACAGAGTACAATGGTAAAGGTGAGGTCACAAAAGCGGTTCAGAGTACAGCCCAGTACAATACGCGCGGACAGGTTTCCTCTGTAGAAAACTCCGAAGGTAAAAAAATCAATTTGTCTTATGACGAACGCGCCCGAGTGGTTCAAGTGGTGGATCAAGATAAAGTGCGATACAATGTGGAATACAGCGATCGTCATAATCTGCCTTCAAAGGTCACGGCGACGGGATTGGGAAGTGTCACAGTGGCCTATGGGCCTAACGGACAAATCACATCGATCCAAAGTCCGCAGGGAAATTCGATGGCACTAAAAGTTTCTAGTGCTTACGAAAAAGCGATGAATCTTCTTAATCCTGTTACACGTGTGCTCTACAGATAG
- a CDS encoding DUF4097 family beta strand repeat-containing protein encodes MGKIALGVFIATLASSVLSVGFAGLAGEAGFIRLAQAAEAKYSKSGSTGKSEVQSYTIEESFAAENFKELAITSITTDIRITPSTDGKIHLRYSYKTFDVPKTREEILGIIWKPEGSEARFQLDQSAGDERSWKAKLAELVKLGFRADDAKAEIKLPPSILKVQFKSVSGDFKTEDIKLQSLEATTVSGDVDVEGQIHQLKGKSVSGDLEFKSELASPQVEFSTTSGDMEVEFKKIEPNINVSFETTSGSMKSINQRLQGNVKEHLLGQGVGQVKLKSVSGDVEISVDKF; translated from the coding sequence ATGGGAAAAATAGCATTAGGTGTTTTCATCGCAACATTGGCCAGTTCAGTTTTATCAGTAGGATTTGCAGGTTTAGCAGGCGAGGCGGGCTTCATACGTTTAGCTCAAGCAGCAGAGGCTAAATACTCAAAAAGTGGAAGCACGGGTAAGTCCGAAGTTCAATCTTACACGATTGAAGAAAGTTTTGCGGCGGAAAACTTTAAAGAACTTGCCATCACGAGTATCACAACGGATATCCGCATAACACCTTCGACTGATGGTAAGATTCATTTACGCTATTCCTATAAAACGTTTGATGTGCCTAAAACACGTGAAGAGATTTTGGGGATTATCTGGAAACCAGAGGGCAGTGAAGCTCGGTTCCAGTTAGATCAATCTGCTGGCGATGAAAGATCATGGAAAGCCAAACTAGCAGAATTAGTTAAGTTGGGATTCCGTGCTGACGATGCCAAAGCCGAGATCAAGCTACCGCCATCAATTCTAAAAGTGCAATTCAAGAGTGTATCCGGAGATTTCAAAACAGAAGATATTAAGTTGCAGAGCTTAGAGGCCACGACTGTGAGTGGTGATGTGGATGTAGAAGGCCAAATACATCAATTAAAAGGAAAAAGTGTTTCTGGCGATTTAGAGTTTAAATCGGAATTGGCCTCACCACAGGTTGAATTTTCAACAACTTCTGGTGACATGGAAGTGGAATTCAAAAAAATAGAGCCAAATATAAATGTCAGTTTTGAAACGACAAGCGGGAGTATGAAGTCCATCAATCAACGCCTACAAGGTAATGTAAAAGAACACTTACTTGGACAAGGCGTTGGACAGGTGAAACTTAAATCTGTATCAGGGGACGTTGAAATCTCTGTTGATAAGTTCTAG